From a single Silene latifolia isolate original U9 population chromosome 6, ASM4854445v1, whole genome shotgun sequence genomic region:
- the LOC141586836 gene encoding protein DETOXIFICATION 16-like: MRSGYIVTEMEWGESNKGRWYYGSRDEMIKEGKRQLWLAGPLIAVTILQYCIQVISVMFVGHLGELQLSSASLATSFASVTGFYVLVGMSSALETLCGQSYGAKQYDMLGIYTQRAMLVLLVFSIPLALVWYYTSHILILCHQNHEIATGAGTYNRWMIPSLFGYALLQCLTRFFQTQNIVFPMMFTAGLTAAFHVLLCWILVFKLGLGIKGAALANVISYWINFLLLVAYLKFSPAWMKTWTGFTREAFRDIWSFIKLAIPSTFMICLEYWSFEMVVLLAGLLPNPEVETSVLSISLSTCWIVYMISVGLGGAISTRVSNELGAGRPRAARLALFVMVIMSLSQGIVIAVITVLVRNVWGKLYSKDDKVVKYVAKMMLLLAISDFLDGFQCVLSGAARGLGWQKMCSFINLGAYYFVAIPCAVVFAFVLHLRGMGLWLGIICGLCIPVVVLVTIVLWTDWKKEGRKALARIGQNDGS; encoded by the exons ATGAGGTCAGGGTATATTGTAACAGAAATGGAATGGGGAGAAAGTAACAAGGGGCGGTGGTATTATGGAAGTAGGGATGAGATGATAAAAGAAGGGAAGAGGCAACTATGGTTAGCTGGACCATTGATAGCGGTTACTATATTACAGTACTGCATACAAGTCATCTCCGTCATGTTTGTCGGTCACCTCGGCGAACTTCAACTCTCTAGTGCTTCTCTTGCCACTTCTTTTGCCTCCGTCACCGGTTTCTATGTTTTG GTTGGTATGTCAAGTGCATTGGAGACCCTTTGTGGACAGTCCTACGGAGCCAAACAATATGACATGCTAGGGATTTACACTCAACGGGCCATGTTGGTTCTTCTCGTCTTCAGCATTCCATTAGCACTAGTTTGGTATTATACTAGTCATATTCTCATCTTATGTCACCAAAACCATGAGATAGCAACAGGAGCTGGAACTTACAACCGTTGGATGATCCCAAGCCTCTTTGGCTATGCGTTGCTTCAATGCCTCACCCGATTTTTTCAAACTCAAAATATTGTATTTCCAATGATGTTTACGGCTGGCCTCACAGCTGCTTTTCATGTTTTGCTGTGTTGGATACTTGTCTTCAAACTTGGACTTGGAATCAAAGGAGCAGCTTTAGCAAATGTTATATCTTATTGGATTAACTTCTTATTGCTAGTAGCCTACTTGAAATTCTCTCCTGCCTGGATGAAAACTTGGACGGGGTTTACTAGGGAAGCCTTTCGTGATATATGGAGCTTTATTAAGCTTGCTATCCCGTCCACATTTATGATATG CTTAGAGTATTGGTCGTTCGAAATGGTTGTACTTCTAGCAGGTCTTTTGCCAAATCCCGAGGTTGAGACATCAGTGTTATCAATAAG TCTTAGCACATGCTGGATAGTGTATATGATATCTGTAGGCCTTGGTGGTGCTATTAG CACAAGGGTATCAAACGAGTTGGGGGCAGGTCGTCCGAGAGCAGCACGTCTAGCGCTCTTTGTTATGGTCATTATGTCACTGTCACAGGGCATAGTAATCGCTGTAATAACTGTACTAGTTCGCAATGTTTGGGGGAAATTGTATAGCAAGGACGATAAAGTGGTCAAATATGTGGCAAAGATGATGCTACTACTTGCTATCTCTGATTTCTTGGATGGATTTCAATGCGTACTTTCAG GAGCTGCAAGAGGCTTGGGATGGCAAAAAATGTGCTCTTTTATAAATCTGGGGGCATATTACTTTGTTGCAATTCCATGTGCAGTGGTATTCGCTTTTGTTTTGCATCTCCGAGGCATG GGACTATGGTTGGGGATTATATGTGGGCTGTGTATCCCCGTTGTTGTGCTTGTCACAATAGTTTTGTGGACAGATTGGAAAAAAGAG GGAAGGAAGGCATTAGCAAGGATTGGTCAGAATGATGGCTCGTGA